TTCCCGTCTGCTGCCTAATATACGGAATAGCGGAGAGGAGCACTCCTCCATTTTTGACATAACTGAAAATTCACAAGCAAGCAGTACTAGTTCAACCCGTTGTTCCAAGGTTTCCGTACTTAATGTGAGTTCGTTATACAGTTTGTCAATTGTTCGATCCAGAGGCTGTACCTGAACCCATAAGTGAACCTTTGGATAAATCCCCCGTTCAATGAGTTCAATAGATGCCCAATGATCCAATGCTTTCAGAACACTTTGATAAGCGTCAATGATCCGCCCTTCTCGCACCGCTCTTTTACCATGAACGTAATTGACCAGAAAGCGGGAGAACTCATGAAATCGCTTCTGCTCCCGCAGTGGATCGTTAAAATCAACAATTTCCTGTCTTAAAAAGCGAACCCTGTCATCCCTTTCCCAGACAATACGCCCTTCTAGCACATAATCTATAATGTTGGCTTGTTCACCAGCGATAATCCATTCCTTCAGACAACTGAGCGTTGCGTACAACACTTGGCATCTTAAACCATTCATAAATAAGTGTTGAATAGAACGGACTGGCTTGGTGCCTTCTCCAATAATTAGAATGAGTTCATCAAAGTCATACAACATCGAACCGTGAAAATACTCTCCCGGTTTTCTGTACGAAATAATACCTATCGAATCCTCCTGCAACAATTCATCATATATCAGGTTTAATTTGGTTAGCTGCACTTCTCCCTCCATACCTGCAAGGCGGCTATGACCGCAAATTGGATATTTGGATACATGTGATCATTTCTACATAAATAAGAAACTTCCTTCTTCAATTGTAAATTTTTTTATCTTATTCACTTATTTTTTTCAGTGTTATCCAAGCGTCTTTATCTGCAAAGCTTCGATTCCACACACCAATTCCTCCGAGCTTCAGCGATTTGGCAAGTTCTACTCTTGCCTTCAGAGATACCTGATCCTCCAGCCAAATCTTTTTGACTACGCCGTCTTCTGTATACTCGACATAATTCTGGCCTTCGGAAGCTCTAAACTTGGGATTCAACTTAAATTGGGCTATGATATTGGCTGCTGACTCCATACCAAGTGATTTGGAGGTGACCTTAATCTTCCCTTCTTTGGGAGTCTCGGACCACACGCGAGTATATAACGGAATACCTAAAACCACTTTTTGAGACGGCACTTCATCTTCCCGAATAATTCGCTTAATTGACGCTTCCGTCCATGGTAACGAGGCGACGGAACCAGCTTTTGGACTAGCCGCCCAATGCTCATCATACGCCATTACCATGAGATAATCTGTTATAGTCCCCAATGCTTTTCGATCCAAAAAAACAGACCACATCTCACTTTGAGATTTAGGCGTAACATCAATGGACAGTATCAAATCATGTTCCCGAGCCATCGGTTTAAGTTCACGCAAAAATTGGGTGACATTGGGACCATCCTTTGTATGAACATTTTCAAAGTCG
The Paenibacillus peoriae DNA segment above includes these coding regions:
- a CDS encoding nucleotidyltransferase-like protein, with product MQLTKLNLIYDELLQEDSIGIISYRKPGEYFHGSMLYDFDELILIIGEGTKPVRSIQHLFMNGLRCQVLYATLSCLKEWIIAGEQANIIDYVLEGRIVWERDDRVRFLRQEIVDFNDPLREQKRFHEFSRFLVNYVHGKRAVREGRIIDAYQSVLKALDHWASIELIERGIYPKVHLWVQVQPLDRTIDKLYNELTLSTETLEQRVELVLLACEFSVMSKMEECSSPLFRILGSRREPWSINELINHPELKNLQLDLTVVLRKLVYRSLIRETAAGDFRDRGQNRELRYSLI